The window TCGTTGAAATCCCCGAGGACGACGGTTCTTCCAGGTTTCACCAGCCTCACCAGCGCCTGAGCCTGCGCATGGCGCTCGTGGATGCTCAAGCCGAGATGCGTGGCCACCACGCGGACATCGCCGACCGGCGTCAGCAGTCCCGCGGCGATCGCTCGGCGCGGCTCGCGCTCACGATAGGACACGTCGACGATCTCGGGCGGGCCGGAGAATGGGAAGCGGCTCAGGAGCGTCTGGCCGTATTCGCCATCGGCCGTGACGATCGACTTGGCGTGAACACGGTGATCGCCGACGACACTCGCCAGCTTCGCAAACGGATCGTCCGATCGCGATCGCGAATCCACCTCCTGAAGCGCAACGACATCGGGAGCCCATTTGCGAATGATGGAACAGATACCCTCGAGATCGAACTTCGGATTGAGATTGAAGGAGCCATGCACATTCCACGTCATGAAGCGCATCAGCGCCTCCCGGCGAGCCACGTCGCGACGAATTGCGCGCCTGCGCAGATCGCGAGCCAGCCCAGGAACGCCAGTACCAGGAGCAATATGTTGAGCCAGGACGCATTCCTGGCGAGATCAGCGATCTGAGCTCCCAAAACTGCCATGGCGAGAATGCCGGGCGTCATGCCGAGCAGCGTTCCGACCAGGAAGTCACGCAGGGGCAGCGTGCTCGCGCCAGCCACGACATTCACCACCGAGAACGGCGCGATCGGAATCATCCGGATGACGACGACAGCCAGAATGCCCTTGCCGACAACACGTTCCTGGATACGCGCGGTACGTCGCCCCAGCAAACGCTGCAGGCGTTCGCGGCCGAGTGCCCGTCCGATCGCAAACAGCACGAAGGCGCTGAGCAAGACTCCCGTGATCGCGGTGACAAAGCCTAGCCACGGCCCTAGTGCGGCAGCAGTTGCCGCAATGAGCACGAGAACCGGAAACACCACCAACCCGCCGACGACGAAAGCCGCAATCGCGAACGGCGGCCCCCAGAGGGATTGCGAATAGGCAGACAGAAGCGTCGACATCCGGCCCGTGTCGGCGAAATCGCTCAACGACGTGTATGACCAGGCCATCGCCAATCCCAAGAGCGCCACGGCTATCGAGACCATCCCGATGATCGTCTTCGTGCTCCACATGCGCGATGCCGCTCGCTCCAGATGCAGAGGCCGCTCGGGGTCCGCCACCGGCTGAACCATCGTGGCCAGAGTGCTGGTCAGCACCGAGGATTCCACGTCCCGCAGCGCCTTCGTCCCACCTTGTCTTGAGACGTCGTCCAGGAGCGCAAAAAGACGATCGTCGTTTTGCGCTATGGCCTGTTCGTCGAGGCCGCAGAAATGGCCGATCAGGCGACGGCGGACCGAGGCGATGAAATTCCGATGCTCGTCTGATGCGGCTTCAAAGATCAGGTCACATTCGCTGTCGGCGCCCATCGATCGATTGTTTAGATTGGCCGAACCGATCCTCAAGATCCGATCGTCGACGATCATGAGCTTGCTGTGCACCATCACGGCCGCTTCCGTATCCCCGTTCCCCGACACCGGGTAGACGAAGCGGATGCGATCGGCGATGCCGGCCGAACTGAAGCAGTCGATGAAGGCGCCCCGGCCGTTCTGCATGGCCTGGGATTCCAGCCACGAGGAATGCAGTTTCGGCGTGACGATCAGAACCCGAAGCGAAGGCACGCGCTGCATCTGCTCCGCCAATTCGCGCGCGATCTTGGTGGCGCTGGTGAACTGGTTCTCGACGTACACGAAGCTCGTCGCGGACCGGATCGCTGCGATCAGCGAGCGTTCGACCTCCCTGAGCGTCGAACCCGCCGGACAGACCACCTCGGTCCTGGCGATCCCCACCGGCATATGCTCAGCCTCGACCGGAACATTCGCCGGCCAGCGCAAGCTTTTCAGCGGGCGCCGATCGTCAATCTGTTGGCCTGCCGCGCGCCAGCGTTGCTCTACTAGGTCGAACAACCGCGCCGCCGCGTGCCCGTCGACCATGCATTGAACATCATGAAATGGCAGGTATGGCTTGCCCTGGGGATCACGGCGCGATGCGTGGTCGGCGCGATGATCACTGGTGTCCCAACGCCTGATCGTCAGATCGAGCCCGCCGACGAACGCCAGTGAACCGTCGACACAGACGATCTTCTGGTGTTGGGCCGACCCAAATGGAAGCGTGGAATCCAGGTGAAACCGGACGCGGCCATCTGTGTCGGCGGTAAATTTGGCCGCGGAATTCCATTCCCTCTCGGAAGCGTAGAACGAGACGAAGTCCCAGATGAGAATGTTGATCCGCAAGGTGGGACGTCGCTGGACCAGCGCGCGCAGGAATGGGCCGAGCTGTTCCGGCAAGCCGTCATCCGCTCGCCCGGATTCTCCCACCAGCCTTGTTTCGCTATGGATATCCCAACCGACGATATAGACGAGATCCTGCGCCTGCAGCAGTGCCTCGCGCAGCGCCGCGAAATAAGCGGCAGCATCATTCAGAACCGCCACACGACGCGCCTCGCACCGCCGCCAGACGGTGTCGCCGGGGATCAGGGTCGATGAGCTCTGAAGCAGGGAGACCTCGCCATTTGCGTTCGCGTTGAAACGCACTGAACGCGCAAGGGGTTCCCCAACTTAGAAACCAGGGTTCACTGTTCAGCGTGTGCGGATTCCGGCGCCACAGTCTCCCCTCGCCGCTACTTGGTTCGGACCGCCCTTGCACCAGCGCCTTTCAAGGCGTCTGCGATCTTCTCGGGCGCATCGCCATGAAAATCCACGGAGACCTCGATCGGACCTTCCAGCTTCTGATGCCCCTCCGGCGCAGGCGCGGCCTTGGCGTCAGGACCGGCGGTGCGTGTCCCCGACGTGTTCGCACCACCGGCGGCCTGGACGAAGACGTCGCTTCGCGGCACGCCGCATTCCTGCACGACATGCTCAACCGCAAGCTCGGCGCCACGGCGCGTGTCGAATTCTCCGATGATCGTGCTTTCCAAGGGCGCCCTCCGTAGTTGGACCAGCATGCGAACAACAGGTCAGCGAGGGTCAGGTTCCTGAACGCGCGGGCGTTTAGAACCGGACGATCCCGAACACGACAAGCAGCGCGAGAGTGATCAATCCGGAGACCAGCAGCGAGCCGAGGCATCCCAGCCGGTTCGAGAAAAAGAAGAACATGCGTCGCCCATCCTGTAGTTTCGTGCCGGGCTAAGTTCTCCCATTCGACAGCGTTCCTGGCGGCGTTTTGGGACGCGCGAATAAGAACCAATCCAAGAACTAATCATGGAGCGGGACGTTGAGTCCGCGATGTCAGACGCTTTTGATTATTTCCGGGCGCATGCGGTCCGAGCCCTTTGCAAGGCCCGGGCGATGCCGCGCGGACGCATGAAACATCTGCAAACCGTCGTGGCCCGGATCTACCACCTGCTGACCAAGGAGGCTGCGTACGGGCCGAACCTGCAGCATATGGACGACTTCCGCGCAGCCCAGAAGTTGGAGAAGTCGATCGACTGAACTGCAAGGACGGTGACGCTGCACGCCCTCCCCCGACGCGTTCAGCTGCCTTTGGGAGCGGTCCTTGACTGCGACTCGCCAGGGGACTCGCCAAGCCCGGGATTGATGGCGAGCGACGCGCCGGCGGCGCCGCCGGCTTCATAGGCCGTCATCGACACCATCCGGCTGGCGCTGCGCTGGGTCCGCATCTTCAGGTCCAGCTTGTCGAACTCCGCATCGACCACCGAGGTCTTGAGGACCACCAGCCCGCGGCCGGTGCTTTCGTTGACCTGATCGCGACCAGCCTTGATTGCCACCAGCCTGTCCGCGATGGACGCCACCATCCCGAGCGCGAAGGAGGCATTGGCCAGATGCCGCTCCTGGTGCCGGAACCCGCTGTAGTCGATCGAGGTCTTGAAGCGGCCAAGTTCGGCGCGCACGGCGCCGTCGATCAACTCGGCCAGATAATGCGCGACCTCGACATCCGCGCCGAGACCGAAGAACACATAGCGGTTCTCGCCGGCCGGGCTCTTCTCGCGCCAGACCCGACAATCGCAAAAACGAGCGATCGCGCCGATGCAGTCGTCGAGCGGAATCCGCTTCTTGCGAAAAGTCTCGTAGACCCTCCGCTCGCACTGCGACGCCCGCAGTTCGACGTCGGACAGCGACAGATCGTGGCGATCCAGCAGCTCGGCCACCTTGGCAGCCGCAGACAGCGCCTCGTCCTCAGTACAGCCATTGGCGATGGTCTTGGCGCGCAACGCGTGAATGCGGAGCTTCAGCTTGTCGAGCGCGGGTGGAGTGGAGGTTTGATGCAGGGATCACCTACCCCGGAAAGCCTGACCGACACACCGGTCGAAAAAAAACTGGCGGAAGGGGTGTCAACCGAAGGGCGCTGATTTCCTTCACTAATCTGATTATCTACGGTCCAACCCACGCCCTGCCCCACGCGACGCGTACCACTTGGACGAAGCCTTGTGAATACTGCGGACAGACGAGAAAACTTCTCGATGCGTGCGAAAAGCCCGTGTCACTATCGGATGTTGATTCGCAGAAGGCGCCGATAATGAAATGCCCGCATTGCACGATAGCAATTCACGAGGATTGGTCGATTACAGCGAT of the Bradyrhizobium sp. WSM1417 genome contains:
- a CDS encoding DUF2786 domain-containing protein codes for the protein MHQTSTPPALDKLKLRIHALRAKTIANGCTEDEALSAAAKVAELLDRHDLSLSDVELRASQCERRVYETFRKKRIPLDDCIGAIARFCDCRVWREKSPAGENRYVFFGLGADVEVAHYLAELIDGAVRAELGRFKTSIDYSGFRHQERHLANASFALGMVASIADRLVAIKAGRDQVNESTGRGLVVLKTSVVDAEFDKLDLKMRTQRSASRMVSMTAYEAGGAAGASLAINPGLGESPGESQSRTAPKGS
- a CDS encoding endonuclease/exonuclease/phosphatase family protein, which gives rise to MRFMTWNVHGSFNLNPKFDLEGICSIIRKWAPDVVALQEVDSRSRSDDPFAKLASVVGDHRVHAKSIVTADGEYGQTLLSRFPFSGPPEIVDVSYREREPRRAIAAGLLTPVGDVRVVATHLGLSIHERHAQAQALVRLVKPGRTVVLGDFNDWFWIKSVRRVLAQVCPNRTRLRTFPSHLPLLRLDRIYATSDSPIGKVWTDQGARAYSDHLPVIADIEIPAGSNASKVR
- a CDS encoding VTT domain-containing protein: MRFNANANGEVSLLQSSSTLIPGDTVWRRCEARRVAVLNDAAAYFAALREALLQAQDLVYIVGWDIHSETRLVGESGRADDGLPEQLGPFLRALVQRRPTLRINILIWDFVSFYASEREWNSAAKFTADTDGRVRFHLDSTLPFGSAQHQKIVCVDGSLAFVGGLDLTIRRWDTSDHRADHASRRDPQGKPYLPFHDVQCMVDGHAAARLFDLVEQRWRAAGQQIDDRRPLKSLRWPANVPVEAEHMPVGIARTEVVCPAGSTLREVERSLIAAIRSATSFVYVENQFTSATKIARELAEQMQRVPSLRVLIVTPKLHSSWLESQAMQNGRGAFIDCFSSAGIADRIRFVYPVSGNGDTEAAVMVHSKLMIVDDRILRIGSANLNNRSMGADSECDLIFEAASDEHRNFIASVRRRLIGHFCGLDEQAIAQNDDRLFALLDDVSRQGGTKALRDVESSVLTSTLATMVQPVADPERPLHLERAASRMWSTKTIIGMVSIAVALLGLAMAWSYTSLSDFADTGRMSTLLSAYSQSLWGPPFAIAAFVVGGLVVFPVLVLIAATAAALGPWLGFVTAITGVLLSAFVLFAIGRALGRERLQRLLGRRTARIQERVVGKGILAVVVIRMIPIAPFSVVNVVAGASTLPLRDFLVGTLLGMTPGILAMAVLGAQIADLARNASWLNILLLVLAFLGWLAICAGAQFVATWLAGRR